One segment of Paenibacillus rhizovicinus DNA contains the following:
- a CDS encoding cobyric acid synthase: protein MIQGTASDVGKSLLTAAICRILTEDGLTAAPFKSQNMSLNSYVTWDGKEIGRAQGMQADACGILATTDMNPILLKPKKDMVSQVIVHGRPLGDFQARVYREEVLKEAGVIVQAALRRLREAYDVVVLEGAGSPAEINLKDRDIVNMRAAAWADAPVVLAADIDRGGVFASIVGTLELLEPHERDRVCGFVINKFRGDLSLLQPGLDWLEAKTGKPVLGVVPYLPNLGLEDEDSLSLDQAISTAGRADAATVRSNGKLDIAVLRLPHISNFTDIDPLQAESDVAVRYITAVEQWGEPDAVIVPGSKNTVDDFIGLQSSGLADRLERFRRDGGHIVGICGGFEMFGETLLDPAHSESDRDVTPGLGWFPFEVRFAAEKRTVRVEGTGAIPGLPGTYRVAGYEIHTGAVLWKATEAPGGNVHEEAGRLADGRADLFPVSVRPFLLRECRFVTDEDTDEDTDEDKNEDKDEEKNEDKNEDKNEDENIQMNAGVESNESAAAGLASGYEAEGCASADGRVWGTFLHGVLHNDDFRRAWLNRLRAARGWAPLEDGVRFQALREQAFSRLAAHVRQHVDIGKLKAMMGLSN from the coding sequence ATGATCCAAGGCACGGCTTCGGATGTCGGCAAAAGTCTCTTGACCGCCGCGATTTGCCGTATTCTAACAGAGGACGGCTTGACGGCCGCGCCATTCAAGTCTCAGAACATGTCGCTGAATTCTTACGTCACGTGGGACGGCAAGGAAATCGGACGGGCGCAGGGCATGCAGGCGGACGCGTGCGGGATACTGGCTACGACCGACATGAATCCGATCCTGCTCAAGCCGAAGAAGGATATGGTGTCGCAGGTGATCGTGCACGGCAGGCCGCTCGGCGATTTCCAAGCGCGGGTCTACCGGGAGGAAGTGTTGAAGGAAGCGGGCGTTATCGTTCAAGCGGCGCTTCGCAGGCTGCGGGAAGCTTACGACGTCGTCGTTCTGGAGGGGGCGGGAAGTCCGGCGGAAATCAACCTGAAGGACCGGGATATCGTCAACATGCGTGCGGCGGCCTGGGCGGACGCCCCGGTCGTGCTGGCAGCCGATATCGACCGCGGCGGCGTATTCGCCTCCATCGTAGGCACGCTCGAGCTGCTGGAACCGCATGAGCGGGACCGGGTATGCGGCTTCGTCATTAACAAGTTCCGCGGCGATCTCTCGCTGCTGCAGCCGGGGTTGGATTGGCTGGAAGCGAAGACCGGCAAGCCGGTGCTCGGCGTCGTGCCGTATTTGCCCAATCTTGGCCTCGAGGACGAGGATTCGTTGTCGCTCGATCAAGCGATCTCGACCGCGGGAAGAGCGGACGCCGCGACCGTACGTTCGAACGGGAAGCTGGACATCGCGGTTCTGCGGCTGCCGCATATTTCGAATTTCACGGATATCGATCCGCTCCAAGCCGAGTCGGACGTCGCGGTCCGCTATATAACCGCGGTTGAGCAATGGGGCGAACCGGATGCAGTCATCGTGCCCGGAAGCAAAAACACCGTCGACGATTTCATCGGCTTGCAATCCAGCGGGCTGGCGGATCGGCTGGAACGGTTCCGGCGGGACGGCGGACATATCGTAGGGATATGCGGCGGGTTCGAAATGTTTGGCGAGACGCTGCTGGATCCCGCGCATTCGGAGTCGGACCGGGATGTCACGCCGGGACTGGGCTGGTTCCCGTTCGAGGTCCGCTTCGCCGCCGAGAAACGGACCGTGAGGGTTGAAGGCACGGGAGCGATCCCCGGCTTGCCCGGAACGTACCGGGTTGCGGGCTACGAAATTCATACAGGGGCCGTGTTATGGAAAGCAACGGAAGCGCCCGGTGGAAATGTCCATGAAGAGGCCGGCCGTCTTGCGGATGGCCGGGCAGATTTATTTCCGGTAAGCGTGAGGCCTTTCCTGCTAAGGGAGTGCCGTTTCGTCACGGACGAGGACACGGACGAGGACACGGACGAAGACAAGAACGAGGACAAGGACGAAGAGAAGAACGAAGACAAGAACGAGGACAAGAACGAAGACGAGAACATTCAAATGAACGCGGGCGTCGAATCGAACGAATCAGCCGCTGCCGGTCTAGCATCCGGTTATGAGGCAGAAGGCTGCGCCAGCGCGGACGGTCGCGTATGGGGGACGTTTCTGCATGGCGTGCTGCATAACGATGATTTCCGCAGAGCCTGGTTGAATCGGCTTCGAGCCGCTCGGGGCTGGGCGCCGCTCGAGGACGGCGTTCGCTTCCAAGCTTTGCGGGAGCAGGCGT